In bacterium, a genomic segment contains:
- the melA gene encoding alpha-galactosidase → MARIVFIGAGSLGFTRGLVRDILTFPILKDSTLVLMDIDKERLDFARKAVQRIIDAGKYPAKLIATMDRKKALRNADAVLCTILAGGVDIWRHDIEIPKKYGVDINIGDTRGPSGIFRAARTIPTMLDICKDMERLCPDAILLNYTNPMAMLCRAMQANTFIKVTGLCHSVQGTALMLAKWINTSMEKITYLCGGINHQAWYLEFKKDGKDAYPLIRKAVTKNKEIYNEEIVRNEMFLHLDYYVTESSGHNSEYNWWFRKRQDLIKKYCINGTGWNPGEYAYLVKHYLIREKNWKNEVEKWFKKHAKLERGHEYAASIINAYMGGEPFQFNGNVPNSGIISNLPPEACVEVPVFADRRGFNPVHVGKLPPQLAALNNISIAVEEMAVEAILTGDPKLLFQAIAYDPLTAAVLSLAEIKKMVSEMLRKNKKYLTQFKNIGI, encoded by the coding sequence ATGGCAAGAATAGTTTTTATTGGGGCAGGAAGTCTTGGATTTACACGCGGTCTGGTAAGAGATATTTTAACATTCCCTATCCTTAAGGATTCCACATTGGTTTTAATGGATATTGATAAGGAACGCCTGGACTTTGCCAGAAAAGCTGTACAACGCATAATAGACGCGGGAAAATATCCAGCAAAACTTATAGCAACTATGGACAGGAAAAAAGCCTTAAGGAACGCGGATGCGGTACTGTGTACAATTTTGGCTGGCGGAGTGGATATCTGGAGGCATGATATTGAGATTCCCAAGAAATATGGAGTGGATATAAACATAGGAGATACACGCGGTCCATCCGGCATTTTCAGAGCAGCTCGCACAATTCCGACTATGCTTGATATTTGTAAAGATATGGAGCGTCTCTGTCCTGATGCAATCTTACTTAACTACACAAATCCCATGGCAATGCTATGCAGAGCCATGCAAGCCAATACATTTATCAAGGTTACAGGATTATGTCATAGCGTTCAGGGAACAGCCCTGATGCTGGCAAAGTGGATAAATACCTCTATGGAAAAAATCACCTATCTTTGTGGGGGAATAAACCATCAGGCATGGTATCTTGAATTTAAAAAAGACGGCAAAGACGCATATCCTCTTATTCGCAAAGCAGTAACAAAAAACAAGGAAATATATAACGAAGAAATCGTGCGCAATGAAATGTTTCTGCACCTCGATTACTACGTTACAGAATCCAGCGGACATAACTCCGAATATAACTGGTGGTTTCGCAAAAGACAGGATCTTATCAAGAAATATTGTATTAACGGTACAGGCTGGAATCCGGGTGAATATGCATATTTGGTGAAACATTATCTGATAAGAGAAAAAAACTGGAAGAATGAGGTTGAAAAGTGGTTTAAAAAACATGCTAAGCTGGAAAGAGGGCACGAATACGCTGCATCTATCATCAATGCCTATATGGGTGGAGAGCCGTTTCAGTTTAACGGCAATGTCCCGAATAGCGGGATTATCAGCAATCTGCCGCCTGAGGCATGTGTAGAAGTACCTGTTTTTGCGGACAGAAGGGGTTTTAATCCTGTACATGTCGGCAAACTTCCTCCACAGCTTGCTGCACTGAACAATATAAGTATTGCTGTTGAAGAAATGGCTGTTGAGGCGATACTTACCGGAGACCCAAAACTGTTATTTCAGGCAATTGCCTATGACCCGCTGACAGCTGCTGTCCTATCATTAGCAGAAATTAAAAAAATGGTAAGCGAGATGCTTCGTAAGAACAAAAAATATTTGACTCAGTTTAAGAATATTGGGATTTAA
- a CDS encoding AraC family transcriptional regulator has translation MNNQLLCRLLFTGRAIQSTTRYDWHGLKRRDQPCCIMQYTISGKGLYEDPIGSFSVPTEHAMLLSVPEEHRYRFPGGKIPWEFIWIAFTGECAHKIWNSIREKFGSIVYFPKTSDPIKILYNIHEKYQKHRIFNRYTSSELVYQLLMSVLRFLNEPSVRKSQKMAINNAAGFIAEHYMEPIGVEQIAARFDYSREHFSRIFKKYCGISPFEYLQKNRIQEAIYLLRTGTLSVKEIAKKAGFDSASYFCRVFRKTIRISPAQYRRQKNFIISDI, from the coding sequence ATGAATAACCAATTATTATGCCGTCTTCTTTTTACGGGGCGTGCGATTCAGTCAACCACCCGTTATGACTGGCATGGATTAAAGAGAAGAGATCAACCATGCTGTATCATGCAGTATACGATCTCAGGGAAAGGGCTTTATGAGGATCCAATCGGCTCATTTTCTGTCCCAACAGAACATGCAATGTTATTATCCGTTCCCGAAGAGCATAGGTACCGGTTCCCTGGAGGGAAAATACCATGGGAATTTATATGGATTGCGTTTACAGGAGAATGTGCACACAAGATATGGAATTCTATAAGAGAAAAATTCGGTTCTATAGTTTATTTCCCAAAAACAAGTGACCCGATAAAGATTTTATACAATATACACGAAAAATACCAGAAGCACCGTATTTTTAATAGATACACTTCTTCAGAGCTTGTTTACCAGCTTCTAATGTCAGTATTAAGGTTCTTGAACGAGCCGTCTGTTCGGAAAAGTCAGAAAATGGCTATCAATAATGCAGCAGGCTTTATAGCAGAACATTATATGGAACCGATTGGTGTGGAACAGATAGCAGCACGTTTTGATTATTCAAGAGAACATTTCAGTCGTATATTCAAGAAATATTGTGGGATTTCTCCTTTTGAGTATCTTCAAAAAAACAGGATTCAGGAGGCGATTTATTTATTAAGAACAGGCACATTAAGTGTTAAAGAGATTGCGAAAAAAGCTGGTTTTGATTCAGCAAGTTACTTCTGCAGAGTCTTTAGAAAAACTATCAGAATTTCCCCTGCCCAATATCGCAGGCAGAAGAATTTTATTATATCAGATATTTAA
- a CDS encoding glycosyltransferase family 9 protein translates to MNSDRILIIRGGGIGDFILTLPAIYALRKCYSNSYIEVMTHLRFFKLVENKFYANSAYSIDQAAISQFFLQGGNVSIMKDYFKSFDLILSYLPDKEGIFQENLERVNKKKIIFHASFPDTQTKQHIIDYLLIPVKNLGIKIDINRPQIFLKDEHKDWANSFFADNKLVDKVLAVHPGSGSLKKCWDVQNFANVINWWMDKHGKVLIICGEADEQIIGECKNLLLDEKFVIAKHIELVNLASLIARCNWYIGNDSGITHLAAAVGIKTVALFSKTDPNIWGPRGENAKIVKTDNLSLDKIKDILNI, encoded by the coding sequence ATGAATTCTGACCGTATCCTCATCATAAGAGGCGGAGGGATTGGGGATTTTATATTGACTTTACCTGCCATATATGCTCTCCGAAAATGCTACTCAAACTCCTATATTGAAGTAATGACGCATCTCAGATTTTTTAAACTGGTAGAAAATAAGTTTTATGCAAATTCTGCATATTCTATAGATCAGGCTGCTATAAGTCAATTTTTCCTGCAGGGAGGTAACGTTAGCATAATGAAAGATTATTTTAAATCTTTTGATTTGATATTATCCTACCTCCCTGATAAAGAGGGCATCTTTCAGGAAAATTTAGAAAGAGTGAACAAAAAGAAAATTATTTTTCATGCGTCTTTTCCTGATACTCAAACAAAACAGCATATCATAGATTATCTATTAATCCCTGTAAAAAACCTCGGAATAAAAATTGATATTAATCGTCCACAAATATTCTTAAAAGATGAACACAAGGACTGGGCAAACAGTTTTTTTGCTGATAATAAATTGGTGGATAAAGTGTTAGCTGTTCATCCTGGTAGTGGTTCTCTAAAAAAATGCTGGGATGTTCAGAACTTTGCAAACGTAATAAACTGGTGGATGGATAAACATGGTAAAGTTTTAATTATCTGTGGAGAGGCAGATGAACAAATTATAGGAGAATGCAAAAACCTTCTGCTTGATGAAAAGTTTGTTATTGCTAAACATATTGAACTGGTTAACCTAGCTTCATTAATTGCCAGATGTAACTGGTACATAGGAAATGATTCAGGCATTACTCATCTTGCTGCAGCAGTTGGCATTAAAACAGTAGCGCTTTTTAGCAAGACAGATCCAAATATCTGGGGACCAAGAGGTGAGAATGCAAAGATTGTTAAAACAGACAACCTTTCTCTGGATAAAATAAAAGATATTTTAAATATCTGA
- a CDS encoding secondary thiamine-phosphate synthase enzyme YjbQ: MIFELSVKSHKREEFINITSDIENKVKESGISSGLCHIFIPHTTAGVTINEGADPDVLRDLEYGLDRCVPYEGKYHHMEGNSPAHIKSSMVGCNKTVFVDNGHLVLGTWQSIYFCEFDGPRTRRVLVKIK, encoded by the coding sequence ATGATTTTTGAATTGTCTGTTAAGAGCCATAAAAGAGAGGAATTTATTAATATCACTTCAGATATTGAAAATAAAGTTAAAGAATCTGGAATAAGTAGTGGGCTCTGTCATATATTTATTCCTCATACTACAGCTGGTGTTACTATAAACGAGGGAGCTGATCCAGATGTTCTGAGGGATCTAGAATACGGGCTGGACAGATGTGTCCCTTATGAAGGCAAATATCACCATATGGAGGGCAATTCTCCAGCTCATATAAAGTCAAGTATGGTAGGCTGCAACAAAACAGTTTTTGTAGATAATGGGCACCTTGTGCTTGGGACATGGCAATCTATCTATTTCTGCGAATTTGATGGACCAAGAACAAGGAGAGTACTGGTTAAAATAAAATGA
- a CDS encoding UvrD-helicase domain-containing protein codes for MDTVLSSLNPAQKEAVIYHNAPLLILAGAGSGKTRVLTHRIAYFIKKGVSPSTMIAVTFTNKAAEEMRKRISSLVSESFKRELWIGTFHSVCLRILKSEKIVPDFIIYDEADQTNLIKECIKRLNLSDKQFRPKVVLEKISRAKDALLDIDEYSEFCGNFYEKKVADIYKEYQIRLKEIKALDFGDLIMNTVKIFNDFPDILDKYRGKFRHIFVDEYQDTNHAQYELIRLLAVGCASISVVGDPDQSIYKWRGADISNIMNFERDFAGAKIIKLEENYRSTQAILSAANSVIKNNTNRKEKSLWTRNLEGANPIYYQAYDEIEEAKFISEQIKNLLINNKTYKNIAIFYRVHALSRLLEDSFRREGIPYKIVGGVRFYDRKEVKDILGYLRVISSPDDLVNIRRIINLPPRGIGDTTLKKLEKSAKEKKLPLFSILDKIANVSDLTSGTKNKIKFFANIIKKYQTFKGSITKMAKDLIAEINYTGYLHSTDPGTAHEREENVFGVVSAIAEYEEKAQNPLLRDFLDQVALFSNVDNWDSESNAITLMTVHGAKGLEFPVCFMAGMEEDIFPHINSSIEISDLEEERRLCYVGMTRAKEKLYLSSALRRRLHGTWRNTITSRFIDEIPDSLLFKTYKRTELNNSIDNSLRYESLEDDACAYKVGQRIIHPKWGQGTVVSKTGHGDRTKLTVHFWKENIRKTLLVKYANLRNM; via the coding sequence ATGGATACAGTCTTAAGTTCCTTAAATCCTGCTCAAAAAGAAGCTGTTATATATCATAATGCTCCGCTTCTTATACTGGCTGGGGCCGGCAGCGGCAAGACACGCGTACTGACTCATAGGATTGCATACTTTATTAAGAAAGGTGTAAGTCCCTCTACCATGATAGCAGTAACATTTACAAATAAGGCTGCAGAGGAGATGCGGAAACGTATCAGCTCTCTTGTATCCGAATCTTTTAAAAGGGAACTGTGGATAGGCACATTCCACTCTGTTTGTCTTAGAATTCTGAAGAGCGAAAAGATAGTGCCGGATTTCATAATATATGATGAAGCAGACCAAACTAATCTCATAAAGGAATGCATTAAAAGATTGAATTTAAGCGATAAACAATTTCGACCTAAAGTCGTTCTGGAAAAGATAAGCAGAGCAAAGGATGCACTTCTTGATATTGATGAATACAGCGAATTTTGCGGGAATTTTTATGAGAAAAAAGTTGCTGATATTTACAAAGAATATCAAATACGCCTTAAAGAAATAAAAGCACTTGATTTTGGGGATCTTATAATGAACACAGTTAAGATATTTAATGACTTTCCTGATATTCTGGATAAGTATCGTGGTAAATTCAGGCATATTTTTGTTGATGAATATCAGGATACAAACCATGCTCAATATGAACTAATTCGGCTTCTTGCTGTTGGATGCGCAAGTATATCTGTTGTAGGAGATCCTGATCAATCAATATATAAATGGCGAGGAGCAGATATTTCTAATATCATGAATTTTGAAAGGGATTTTGCAGGAGCTAAGATAATAAAGCTTGAGGAGAATTATCGTTCAACACAGGCAATTTTATCTGCAGCAAATAGTGTGATTAAAAATAACACAAATAGAAAAGAAAAAAGTTTGTGGACTCGTAATCTTGAAGGAGCTAATCCAATATATTATCAAGCGTATGATGAAATCGAAGAAGCGAAGTTTATCTCAGAACAAATAAAAAATTTGCTTATAAACAATAAAACCTATAAGAATATTGCAATATTCTATCGTGTACATGCATTATCAAGACTGCTTGAAGATAGTTTTAGACGCGAAGGGATACCATATAAGATAGTGGGAGGAGTAAGATTTTATGATAGAAAAGAAGTTAAGGATATACTTGGATATTTGAGAGTAATTTCAAGCCCGGACGATTTGGTCAATATAAGAAGAATTATCAATCTGCCTCCAAGAGGTATTGGAGATACAACGTTAAAAAAGCTGGAGAAGTCTGCGAAAGAAAAGAAGCTACCCCTATTCAGCATCTTGGATAAGATTGCTAACGTTTCTGATTTAACTTCAGGAACAAAGAACAAGATAAAATTTTTTGCGAATATTATTAAAAAATATCAGACTTTTAAAGGAAGTATCACTAAAATGGCAAAAGATCTAATAGCAGAGATAAATTATACAGGTTATCTTCATAGTACAGACCCAGGCACTGCACATGAAAGAGAGGAGAACGTCTTTGGAGTTGTTTCTGCAATTGCAGAATATGAGGAAAAAGCACAGAATCCACTGCTTAGAGATTTTTTAGATCAGGTTGCACTTTTCTCTAATGTTGATAACTGGGATTCTGAAAGTAATGCAATTACATTAATGACTGTTCATGGCGCTAAAGGATTGGAATTTCCAGTTTGTTTTATGGCAGGTATGGAAGAGGATATTTTCCCGCACATAAATTCCTCTATTGAGATAAGTGACCTTGAAGAAGAAAGACGTCTTTGCTATGTAGGTATGACAAGAGCAAAGGAAAAGCTGTATCTCTCGTCAGCTTTAAGAAGAAGGCTTCATGGCACATGGAGAAATACCATAACGTCAAGATTTATAGATGAAATTCCCGATAGTTTATTGTTTAAGACGTATAAAAGAACTGAGTTAAATAATTCCATAGACAATAGTCTAAGATATGAAAGCTTAGAGGATGATGCGTGTGCATACAAGGTTGGACAGAGAATTATACATCCAAAATGGGGACAGGGGACAGTTGTCAGTAAAACAGGGCATGGAGATAGGACAAAGCTTACAGTTCATTTCTGGAAGGAAAATATTAGAAAAACCTTATTAGTTAAATATGCGAATTTGAGGAATATGTAG
- a CDS encoding carbohydrate-binding family 9-like protein, producing the protein MKRKMLITSLILTLSCFLTGWSFFKQDSEPEAEKYVRKYICHYTDETIKLDGVFNELCWEKAKKIRFYHLNKGDEKQTYNKPFFPTSGMLLWDKNNLYVALEAKDKDIWATIEEHDGNLWSEDVLEIFLKPSKDKRHLYEFELSPKNILLDIFYPSRGRPFCDGTKSYESGLKSAVRVYGTLNTWKDKDAGWTAEVAIPFDAFRETIDKNPKAGDKWLFALCRYDYSVYLEDKELSSSAKLSRQAFNLYEDYNILEFEE; encoded by the coding sequence ATGAAAAGAAAAATGTTAATAACGTCATTAATCCTTACCTTGTCTTGTTTTCTTACAGGATGGAGTTTCTTTAAGCAGGATTCGGAACCTGAGGCCGAGAAATATGTCCGAAAGTATATATGTCATTATACCGATGAGACAATAAAACTGGATGGAGTTTTTAATGAGCTCTGCTGGGAAAAAGCAAAAAAAATCAGATTTTATCATTTAAACAAAGGAGATGAGAAGCAGACTTATAATAAGCCGTTTTTCCCAACAAGCGGCATGCTATTATGGGACAAAAACAACCTGTATGTTGCATTAGAAGCAAAGGATAAAGATATCTGGGCAACGATAGAAGAACATGACGGTAATCTATGGAGTGAAGATGTGTTAGAAATATTTCTCAAGCCAAGTAAAGACAAGCGTCATCTGTACGAGTTTGAACTGAGTCCTAAGAATATCTTATTGGATATATTTTATCCGAGCAGGGGCAGACCTTTTTGTGATGGGACAAAATCTTATGAGTCAGGACTAAAGAGTGCGGTTCGAGTCTATGGGACATTGAATACCTGGAAGGATAAAGATGCAGGCTGGACAGCTGAGGTGGCAATTCCTTTCGACGCATTTAGAGAAACTATAGATAAAAATCCAAAAGCTGGTGATAAGTGGCTTTTTGCATTATGCAGATATGACTATTCAGTATATCTGGAAGATAAAGAATTATCGAGCAGTGCAAAACTTTCCAGACAGGCGTTCAATCTTTACGAAGATTATAACATCCTGGAGTTTGAAGAATAA
- a CDS encoding glycosyltransferase family 4 protein: MKIAYLCEDSQIPIMGVKGASIHIREVINALIKLNHEVSVIATNKGAENHENGQYAIHEVSPFTSKKLGSDLRMAITSGKLYKKAMILFNNAKPDLIYERYELYGSAGMKLAQKFNIPFMLEVNAALLRGPKRRLNFRPLARYVENNIFRSAGAIIITTDNLRDYVIRKGVDKNKVFEVPDGVDSEKFNPKISGIPIRKKYKLEKKQIVGFVGSLSKRQGLSLLLDVAAKCKQQIPDIHFLIVGEGFEEHKLKKFVKSNKLENIVTFTGAVSHNDIPTYIAAMDITVLPNMSIYSSPVKIFEYMAMAKPTIAPAQGQMNRFFENEKEILLIKPEDKEELLTNIIKLAKNTILRGKLGSNARRKIVNYYTWKHNAKRILEIYEKINCKNRK; the protein is encoded by the coding sequence ATGAAAATAGCATACCTCTGTGAAGACAGCCAAATTCCAATAATGGGAGTAAAGGGGGCTTCTATTCATATACGCGAAGTTATTAATGCGCTAATTAAATTAAATCACGAAGTATCTGTAATCGCAACAAATAAGGGCGCAGAAAACCATGAAAATGGGCAATATGCGATTCACGAAGTATCCCCATTTACATCAAAGAAATTGGGTTCTGATCTAAGAATGGCAATTACGAGCGGCAAGCTCTACAAAAAAGCCATGATCCTATTTAACAATGCAAAGCCAGATTTAATCTATGAACGATATGAGCTTTATGGAAGCGCAGGCATGAAGTTAGCTCAAAAATTTAACATACCATTTATGTTAGAGGTTAATGCAGCGCTTTTGCGGGGTCCTAAGCGGAGATTGAATTTCAGACCTTTAGCCAGATACGTAGAAAATAATATATTCAGAAGCGCTGGGGCAATAATTATAACGACAGATAATCTTAGAGACTATGTTATCAGAAAAGGGGTAGATAAAAACAAGGTTTTTGAAGTCCCTGATGGTGTAGATTCCGAAAAATTCAATCCGAAGATATCCGGGATTCCCATTAGAAAAAAATACAAACTTGAGAAAAAACAAATTGTGGGATTTGTTGGAAGTCTCAGCAAAAGGCAGGGTCTCTCTCTACTTCTTGATGTAGCAGCAAAATGCAAACAGCAAATACCAGATATTCACTTCCTTATAGTCGGAGAGGGATTCGAAGAACACAAATTAAAAAAATTTGTTAAAAGTAACAAATTAGAGAATATTGTTACTTTTACTGGCGCTGTTTCACATAACGATATACCCACATATATTGCAGCAATGGATATAACAGTTCTTCCCAATATGAGTATTTACAGCTCTCCCGTTAAAATTTTTGAATATATGGCAATGGCTAAACCTACTATTGCCCCGGCACAAGGCCAAATGAATAGATTCTTTGAAAATGAAAAAGAAATATTATTAATCAAGCCTGAGGATAAAGAAGAACTCCTGACCAATATTATAAAACTTGCTAAAAATACTATTCTTAGGGGAAAATTAGGTTCTAATGCAAGACGAAAAATAGTAAATTACTATACCTGGAAACACAATGCAAAGCGTATCTTGGAGATTTATGAGAAAATAAATTGCAAAAATAGAAAGTAA
- a CDS encoding FxsA family protein — protein MFFYLLLLFTLLPMTELVLLIKIGRHIGLLNTILIVVTTGIFGASLARWQGLAVIREVQNQLSVGIMPKEEILDGIMILAGGLLLLTPGLITDFIGLVAIIPVTRKWIKYLVKKKLARMIDEGRFQINRF, from the coding sequence ATGTTCTTTTACCTGCTTTTGCTCTTTACGCTTCTTCCAATGACAGAGCTGGTTCTGCTAATAAAAATCGGCCGTCACATTGGCCTCTTAAATACAATTTTAATTGTTGTTACAACGGGTATTTTTGGCGCTTCACTTGCAAGATGGCAGGGATTAGCAGTAATTAGAGAGGTTCAAAATCAGCTTTCTGTTGGTATTATGCCAAAGGAAGAAATTCTGGATGGAATAATGATACTAGCAGGAGGACTTCTCTTGCTCACCCCCGGCTTAATTACAGACTTTATTGGATTAGTAGCCATAATCCCTGTTACGAGAAAATGGATAAAGTATTTAGTGAAGAAAAAACTTGCTCGAATGATAGATGAAGGCAGGTTTCAAATAAACAGGTTCTGA
- a CDS encoding PilZ domain-containing protein, which produces MFFRKRRHEDKRRYVRLEKAFSVKYGIVKLDKELPVQYGLLDSVELEYNGHTKDICEGGLCLEDEDLKELLKANIKEGTELKLIISIHGENKEEINTVGRVVWIDLKRDVCGIEFISVLYEDRLKIRNYVRDEYFKSYKK; this is translated from the coding sequence ATGTTTTTCAGGAAACGGAGACATGAAGACAAAAGAAGGTATGTCAGGCTTGAGAAAGCGTTTAGTGTAAAATACGGGATTGTCAAGCTTGATAAAGAACTTCCTGTTCAATATGGCCTGTTAGATTCTGTTGAATTAGAATATAATGGGCATACAAAAGATATCTGTGAAGGAGGACTATGCCTGGAAGACGAGGATTTAAAAGAACTTTTAAAGGCAAACATAAAAGAAGGAACGGAGTTGAAACTAATAATTTCAATTCATGGCGAAAATAAGGAAGAGATTAACACTGTTGGCAGAGTTGTGTGGATAGACTTAAAAAGAGATGTATGCGGAATAGAATTTATATCTGTTCTGTATGAAGACCGCCTGAAAATCCGCAACTATGTCAGAGATGAATACTTTAAAAGCTATAAAAAATGA
- a CDS encoding glycosyltransferase has product MKKLVRILRIVPSLEMGGVERTLTSVLPRLDKTKYKVYVCCLFRRDKLANDIESLGIPIIKFRMRARLDFDGRYIGGIVRLAALIRRMKIDIVHTHLYRANLAGRIAAKLAVVPVIIANEHNIDSWKKFPQRLSDRVLAGITNKIIAVSEAVKDFYVKKIGISEDKIITIYNGVDIPKFQTYVNINKKREEFGIKSDDKVITTIGRLHQQKGHVCFLKAAQIIGKKNLNVKFLIVGDGPLKKQLRSMSEDLEISKNVIFAGLREDIPQILAMSDISVLTSLREGFSITILESMAAGKPVVVTDVGGNSEVVKHGETGFIIPPQSPEDLALYSLNLINNQELAKKMGEEAEKRVLNFSIDRMVEKTENLYDFYT; this is encoded by the coding sequence ATGAAAAAGCTAGTTAGAATTCTCCGCATAGTCCCTTCTCTTGAAATGGGTGGCGTTGAAAGAACACTGACATCCGTACTTCCAAGATTAGATAAAACAAAATATAAAGTTTATGTATGTTGTCTTTTTAGACGAGATAAATTGGCAAATGATATAGAATCTTTAGGTATCCCTATTATAAAATTTAGAATGAGAGCACGACTAGATTTTGATGGAAGATATATAGGAGGAATAGTAAGACTTGCTGCTCTTATCAGAAGGATGAAAATAGATATTGTACATACTCATCTATATAGAGCAAACCTTGCAGGAAGAATAGCTGCCAAATTAGCAGTAGTACCAGTAATAATAGCTAATGAACACAATATTGATTCATGGAAGAAATTTCCTCAGAGATTGAGTGACAGAGTATTAGCAGGAATTACAAATAAAATTATTGCTGTGTCTGAGGCAGTCAAAGATTTTTATGTTAAAAAAATAGGAATATCTGAAGATAAAATTATTACAATTTATAATGGAGTTGATATTCCAAAATTTCAAACTTATGTGAATATAAACAAAAAAAGGGAAGAATTTGGGATAAAATCAGATGATAAAGTTATAACTACAATAGGACGCTTGCATCAACAGAAAGGACACGTTTGCTTTTTAAAAGCAGCCCAAATAATAGGAAAGAAAAACCTAAATGTAAAATTTTTAATTGTAGGTGATGGCCCACTGAAGAAGCAGTTAAGAAGTATGTCAGAGGATTTGGAGATTAGCAAAAATGTAATATTTGCAGGTTTGAGAGAGGACATTCCACAAATTCTTGCAATGTCAGATATATCTGTTCTGACTTCTTTAAGAGAGGGATTCTCAATAACAATTCTAGAATCCATGGCTGCTGGAAAACCTGTTGTTGTAACAGACGTTGGAGGTAATAGTGAAGTTGTAAAACATGGAGAAACAGGATTTATCATCCCGCCTCAATCTCCTGAAGACCTGGCTTTATATAGTCTCAATCTGATTAATAATCAAGAACTGGCAAAAAAGATGGGAGAAGAAGCAGAGAAAAGAGTGTTAAACTTTAGTATTGACAGAATGGTTGAAAAAACAGAGAATTTGTATGATTTTTACACTTAA
- a CDS encoding fructose PTS transporter subunit IIA → MSLSDFMRKELVLLDLLSDKKEDVIKELISPIIKKGLANSENALHKAVLEREARGSTAIGNGVAIPHAETSSIKEKIIVFGRSKKGISFDAIDNEPVNLFFMIISPSREICPHLKTLARISRLLRNKAFRDALMNATSSEDIIKLIAMEEKPPAERSDMNKHIEQERRKYPRYAVGEAVELRLQKDSEKHLIVYYGYTKDISLGGICITLPKHKDTNDSRIKEDIKLKVRIPLLDVKKYLEINGQTVWRLQKKEDYNIGIQFISNDKETETALSRFIDEIKTSS, encoded by the coding sequence ATGAGTCTTTCTGATTTCATGCGAAAAGAGTTAGTTCTTCTTGATCTCTTGTCTGATAAAAAAGAAGACGTAATCAAAGAGTTAATATCTCCAATCATAAAAAAGGGGCTTGCCAATTCAGAAAATGCACTGCATAAAGCCGTTTTAGAGAGAGAAGCGCGCGGCAGCACTGCAATAGGAAATGGGGTTGCTATTCCGCATGCAGAAACATCTTCTATTAAAGAAAAAATTATCGTTTTTGGAAGATCAAAAAAAGGCATAAGTTTTGATGCAATCGATAATGAGCCTGTAAATCTTTTCTTTATGATCATTTCTCCAAGCAGAGAAATTTGTCCGCACTTGAAAACTCTAGCCAGAATATCCCGCCTTCTTAGAAATAAAGCTTTCAGGGATGCTTTGATGAATGCTACGTCTTCAGAAGACATAATAAAACTAATTGCTATGGAGGAAAAACCTCCTGCGGAAAGAAGCGATATGAATAAACACATAGAACAAGAGCGAAGGAAATATCCGCGATATGCTGTTGGTGAAGCCGTTGAGTTAAGATTGCAAAAAGATTCAGAAAAACATCTGATTGTATACTATGGCTATACAAAAGATATAAGTCTTGGCGGGATCTGTATAACGCTACCAAAGCATAAGGATACAAACGACTCCAGAATAAAAGAAGATATAAAACTTAAAGTGAGAATTCCTTTGTTGGATGTCAAAAAATATTTAGAAATAAATGGACAGACAGTCTGGCGCTTACAGAAAAAAGAAGATTACAATATTGGGATACAATTTATCTCAAACGATAAGGAAACAGAAACCGCTCTTTCTCGATTTATTGATGAAATAAAAACCTCTTCTTAA